GACGGCAAGCTGGCCAATGTGACCTAACAGTTACCCATAGAAAGGTAAGCAGCCGAAATCACTACTTGCTCAAAATGTAGTGTGCTAGGCGTAGGATACTAACCAAGCCGTCATACAGTTGAACCACATGTTGCAATAAACATATGGGATCTTAGATCACCCAATTCAGTGATACAGAAATAGCTAATATACCATATTTGGCAAGAGTGCAAGATCATACTGATAGGCCATTTGCTGAGCCATTAGCTTTCCCTTTAACTGAGAGCAAGATCCATACCATGTCTATGAGCACACAAGCTATCACTGAGATTTCTATAAAATCATAGCTGAAGAAGGCTCTACTGCTGATGTGCAGAATGCGAAGAAAAAATCTATTACTGTTTGGACAATTCCAGAAAGCAACAGTCTGGAGCTCCTTGcttttttttcaattgattCCATGTGCTTGCCTTTATTTTAATCAACTAGAGGTAGCATACGTATTATCTGAAATTAGAGTTTCTAGAAGTCTAAGTGTTGGACATAAGAACTCAAATTTGGTGGTCGCCCCCTACGGGTGGCAAATCTAATTGGGGATGTACATCTTTTCACTGAGTGCTTTCTTAGTTGTTAAATTTTCTTAGCTACAATGTTCCCTTGGTGCTTAAAACGTCTCTGCACAGAAGGCTAGCTCTTTCTCTATATATGTCAGTTGTAATAGCTTAGGAAGgttgaaatggaaagaaattgtGTTTTATTGAGCATTTTGACAACAACTTTGCTTTCTTTCAGAGATGAAGGCAACCTACGCTCATATGCTTAATACAAAAGGAAGTCTAGGTGGAACTCCTAGAGCTTCTTACTTCTCCttctctcactctcttgcttcCTGCTGAACTCCAACTTCTACACTCTTATTCTCGGATTTTGATAGCTTAAAATGCTGAAACTATCTTCTAACCTTAAAGATTCTTTGTGCTGCATCAATTTATATAACCTGGCTAATGTAAATTTCTCCTCGAGCTGGTAGTTCGAAAATACTAATCATTATAATAAGCTCAGCTAAAAAGACACCACCATTACCCGCTTGAGTTTTATAATTAGGATGTTGCCACACTTTCCTTAAACAAGCAGATAAGCCAAGATTAGTTAGTCCAAAGTCTGTACGAGCTCACTGGGATCGCCAATACCTTTGTTGACCTTTTATTGTAGACATTTTCAATGATAATCAATTCAACTCTGACAACATGGGAAAATTCCTAATATTGATTATTCTCTTCTTTCGGGACAATACCTTAATGTTTCCCATATCTTTCCAATCATATGGAGGCTAATTGTTTATGCATATTAATCAATTTTAACAGGCCTAGCAAGGCTGAAAAGAACTCCAAAGGAACACAAGCTTACATATATTGCATCTAAATAATCAATTCTAAAGGTTTTCTAACCAAATCCAGCTTGACAGAGGATGTGAAACCTGGCACTCAAGTCCAATCATTTGAATTCAGCTTCAGAAAAGCTTATTCACTTAAAACTCAACTAAGATCAATTGCTCCCATaattccaagcaagcactacCAAACAAAACTTTTgggaaaagaaataaatgaacACAATGAAAAACAATCAAGAAACACAAGATAATGAAAAAACAAAGCCCTCAGTTCAATGACTATAAAAATTACATGGTAAGACATTCATCAACTCTCTTGAGAAAAAGCACACTACAACCTACTTATTCATAAAGCTGAGTTGTTATTATCCTCCTTCACAGCAAAATGTCATTAAGTTATGACAAACTTACAGTGACATACTTTACCTaattttacaaaaattaagATAGAACTCAAAGCTAGATTTGTCAATAGTAACTTAATGAAGTTAGCAGTCTTGAGGAAAATTGCAAAGATCAATCTAGTACTCCCAAAGAAAATGGATTTaatcaaagatgtaagtgatAATTTCCTATTGTCTTCAGAAAAGCAAAGGCAACTTCAGTTCAATGAAGTTCTATCAAACcaataaaaggaaaacaaattatcTAGAGAATATATAATCCAATTCCCACAATGCATTTTTAGCTAGTGTGGGTAGCCAACATGAAGGCAATATTTCAGCCATATCCCACAGAATCTTGTAACTGGACTTCTGCAATAGCATGTATTGAACTTAGTTCCACAGCCAGCCAACCAAACAAACATGCTAGTATGACAAAGGTAACTTTAATTGATCATACTCAATCATTTGAGAATATGATAAATAACATGAGCACATATTTCCTGTTCCCACTATGATTGATGACGTAAAACAAACTTAAGTGGTATTTAGAAGTATAAAAGAACTTTCACAAAAGCATTAAAGAAAGATACTTTTGATGTATATGCTCCACAGCTTGCTCGGCAATCTGTTCATGGCAAGTGACTATGTCTTGAATCAGTTCATTAACTGCCTCAATGACATTATGCTTTAGCCTTTTTGTGCTTGAATTCTTATCAGCAGCTGAGAACAAATATTAGCAGCACACGTCAAATGCAGAGACACTTAAAAGCAACACCAACATATTAAATTATGGTTTATAAGTACACAAGGTGACCAGCATAGGTAAACTACTGAATAATCACTAGCCATGATGGCTACCGCAGAGAAACCAAGGTGCTTGGATCTATAATCACCAAGAATTCACATTCAACCGTCTAGAAACCAATAATGGGATTATTTATATAAATGGAGAAAATGGTATACTTACATTTGCTTTTTCCCTCAGAATCGCCTCCTGAAGAAGATGTATGAGGAACAGCTGCTGTATGTGGTACATCCTCAAGAAGCGTTTGCAAGGAGGGAGGCCTCAAAGTGCTTCTGGCAGCAGCAGCAACAGCTGCTGCTGATAAAGCGGGATGTTCATCATGCCCAACATCATCTTCATCGTCACTTCCAGCAGACAGACTCAGCCCGCCAATTGCAGCTGCAGTGAGAGAGAGATCCTCCTCTCTAATGATATGTAAAACACGCCTTACAACATTACCAACAGCAAGCTCTGCAACCAGTCATATCCAATATCGTGAAAAAGCAAGCAACAAATTACTGTAAGCAAATTATGGTATAAGTGCCACAATTATGTATAAAATTATGTATCACTTTTCTCCACCCTATTCAATTATTTTCGAGATGAAAACGTACAATTACAGCACAACGGATTTTTATACATATACATTTCATTTCAGTTAATTCTTTTCTGTTTTGCAccatctttttttccttttccgtttAAGCTCAGCCAGAAATAATTACTCTTTATCCTTGCATCATTGATAAATAAAATACCCTGAACAGTTTTATCAGTGATAAATAAAATACCTAACCAGTTTTTAAACTAACATAGAATTGAAAAACCGCAAACTACAATTATtatattaaaaattacaaaaaaaaagaaagaaaaacagaaaacaaataATGTTTCATTTTACATACCAACAGGATTAGCAGCTATTAGCTGCTCTCCAACAGCTTTAACAGCGTCAATTAGTGCTCCGGCCTGGTTTGTATTGGGAAGCCTCTGCTGCGAAATGAATGACCTCAGCACTTCCGCGGTTACCTTCGCCGTGGCCTTTGAGCCTTCAATTTTACTAGTTTAATCACAAACAAAAtggaaaccagaaaatgaacaaacaaataaacaaacagAATTCATATTCTGGAAAAATTCGAGGGAATAATCTCATATGGATTACCGTCTTTTGAGCTTGATTAGAAAGTCGTTCACGAGAGCATGCACGTCAGGCATGATTTTCAGCAGACAAATTCACCTGAATTAAGCGAAAACTATATGAATACATAATTGAAAAGAAAGATGTgtacaaaattgaaaaattgaagtAACTTTTGTACAGAGATTGCATAGATTGAATATTACAGATGAAGGGAGGCAATCGAAGAAGCTCAAAAGTGATAACTTCTTTGTTGTAGTTGGGTTCTGGTGGGGGATTAGCGAGGGCTTAGGAGGGAATTTGATTCGTGGCTTTTGAGCTGGGAAGGTTTTCTAATTTGTGGTGATTGTGTTTGGatatcaaaatattttttgtttgtatcgtaaatatatcattcaacccatctttttatatttttaatcacctttttatttcacatacattatatcacaaaaagtattacagtaattattttaaataatactctatccaaacaaggGCTTTCAAGATTTGTAAGgcctgtgatttttttttttgtttttagttttatctaCCTTCTAATAGGTAGGGGGAAATTTTTATGAAAAGTTTTATGAGGGACTTAGTGGCAAAAAAAATTAGGATGGGAATTACtaaaatttatttagttattaaGTATATCTTTTAGAGGTTATTTTAAGACTTTTAATATGACCCATATTATcaagggtaaaaaacaaaaaaattacttGTAATTAAACGAGCATGCAGAAAAATCTCACgtaatttcaaaatttataatcCAATCCCTCGTggtttgaactaaattgaaaaaCATTACAAAAGTCGTCAAAACTAACGTGTTTGATGTAACAGTCCCACCTTTTCTTAGGGCCTACCACCCCAaaggttagcggactgtctgTCTAGCTCTCGCTAGGATTACTAAATCAAAATTCACATAAAGTACTAAAACGCGCAATTTAACTTCCATTCATCAACCAAAACTATATACAATGGAGTCGCTAAAGATTCAACTTAAAATACAAGCCAAAGTATCTAAACTTATACAAATACATGTGAAGTATACAAATACAGAGGAggttaaacaaaacaaaacaaaactaaaactaaCTCAACTCTTTCCCCAAAATCACGTTTTCAAAACTTTgtcccttgtaaggaaaacaaagagtaATAGGGTAAGCTTTCTCACAATGAGGTGCCAAAAGGTCACACagtcacaaatcacataattAAACTTTTAATCGATCAAATATAAGTATCAAATAATGAAATAAGTAAACACCACAACTCATACAGAGCATTCAAGTAAAATGATACAGATGATTCTCAAAAGCCAATTTCCCCGTTTCATTAACTTGTTCcaaacccgttgacactccgtcaacgtttaaagagagaaaacaatgaccgtagatctccactttacaTCAgtttttcgtccaccaaacatacccctcaccagacccgaacaccaaacagaaaCAGTGGTGggaatactcgagtatatccaagCAAGAACAAGGatggtcgatgagataactctccaatcgacttaatcaagatAGAGCTActgagacgggaatgagaggcacctcccactcgaattgaGTGTGATACATGCTGTCGCTCAACAGTAGAGTCGATGAGATAATtttccaatcgacttaatcaagataaagtattgagacgggaatgagaggcac
This portion of the Coffea arabica cultivar ET-39 chromosome 2e, Coffea Arabica ET-39 HiFi, whole genome shotgun sequence genome encodes:
- the LOC113732523 gene encoding uncharacterized protein, with translation MPDVHALVNDFLIKLKRRKIEGSKATAKVTAEVLRSFISQQRLPNTNQAGALIDAVKAVGEQLIAANPVELAVGNVVRRVLHIIREEDLSLTAAAIGGLSLSAGSDDEDDVGHDEHPALSAAAVAAAARSTLRPPSLQTLLEDVPHTAAVPHTSSSGGDSEGKSKSADKNSSTKRLKHNVIEAVNELIQDIVTCHEQIAEQAVEHIHQNEVILTLGSSRTVVEFLCAAKEKKRSFRVFVAEGAPRYQGHTLAKELVTRGLQTTVITDSAVFAMISRVNMVIVGAHAVMANGGVIAPVGLNMVALAAQRHAVPFVVLAGIHKLCPLYPHNPEVLLNELRSPSELLDFGEFSDCLDFGSGSGSPILHVVNPAFDYVPPNLVSLFITDTGGHNPSYMYRLIADYYSANDLVLQRRSAS